The Pirellulales bacterium genome includes a window with the following:
- a CDS encoding PVC-type heme-binding CxxCH protein, with protein MPPRISKYACRAALLAVLFATSICGMVARSLAQGYSPDEAVRRMTVAEGFDVQLVAAEPLVRQPVAIEFDDRGRLWVVQYLQYPNPAGLKRVKVDRYSRTVYDRLPDPPPGGTPGNDRVTILTDTDGDGRADSAKDFVAGLNLASGLAFGYDGVFVLNAPYLLFYPDRNRDDVPDADPDVLLTGFGLEDAHSVANSLAWGPDGWLYGTQGSTVTAHVRGIEFQQGVWRYHPVSHRFELFCEGGGNSWGLDFDAHGELLYSTNFGPYVMLHGVQGAYYWKNFGKHGALHNPYTFGYFDHVPHTNFTGGHVTDGGIVYQGDLFPPQFRGRYIAADLLGHAVYWHTLAPRGSTFSSAHGGTLLAANDTWFAPSDVTVGPDGAVYVADWHDARTAHPDPDAEWDRSNGRIYRIQPRSAVRPPTRDLRDASDSELIHELASTNEWYARHARRHLAERAAKRPNPQTVARLAGFVLRDAKAGTVNSRTSKPRATDVPSLQALWALHCVGGLDEPVSLQLLDHHSADVRAWTVRLMGDEPQVADTIAQKFALLAAHDPSVLVRRQLACTAKRLPPAASLPIIAALARHAEDADDPYVPLLIWWALEQNALPARAAVVGQWTMPWVWQTPLARDFLLPRLVRRYAAETDAAGGESCLMILTAAPSAKARQPLLAALDEGWRGRAREAETPQALVALVNAAWQSDRDDAVLARLAARLGNTDVADYLLARALDNRLDDKARLAAIDVLADVCPPALLVRLTPLISKGAGEPLQSAALRALARGNDTNLAATILAAYGGMPAALRSQARDVLLAKRPWAGLLLERVARGELDPQEIPVEQLRVVASHGDADLDALVRKYWGAIQPATTEERLAVARRLNNDLRAADGHAQPGRELFGKHCGTCHTLFGEGEKIGPDLTHANRRDRAFLLNSIVDPNAVVRKEYTNYTVQTGDGRVLSGLIVDQDAGNLTLLTAKNERLRLPRSQIESLAESPNSLMPDNIAEQLTPQNLRDLFAWLEQIAPPAGSAK; from the coding sequence ATGCCTCCGCGCATCTCTAAATACGCGTGTCGCGCCGCGCTGCTCGCGGTCCTCTTTGCCACGTCGATCTGCGGCATGGTCGCGCGCTCGTTGGCCCAAGGTTATTCCCCGGACGAAGCCGTGCGGCGGATGACGGTCGCCGAGGGATTCGACGTGCAACTCGTCGCGGCCGAGCCCTTGGTACGGCAACCGGTGGCCATCGAGTTCGACGATCGCGGGCGGCTGTGGGTCGTCCAGTATTTACAGTATCCAAATCCTGCGGGTCTGAAGCGGGTAAAAGTCGATCGTTATTCGCGCACCGTTTACGATCGTCTACCCGATCCGCCCCCTGGCGGCACGCCCGGCAACGATCGAGTGACGATCCTCACTGATACCGACGGCGATGGGCGTGCCGATTCAGCCAAGGATTTCGTCGCCGGCTTGAACCTGGCGAGCGGACTGGCCTTCGGCTACGACGGCGTCTTCGTTCTCAACGCCCCCTATTTGCTCTTTTATCCCGATCGCAATCGGGACGACGTGCCCGACGCCGACCCCGACGTACTGCTGACCGGCTTTGGCCTGGAAGATGCGCACAGCGTGGCCAACTCGCTCGCCTGGGGGCCGGACGGTTGGCTGTACGGCACACAAGGGAGCACGGTCACGGCCCACGTGCGCGGCATCGAGTTCCAGCAAGGCGTGTGGCGGTATCACCCTGTCAGCCATCGGTTCGAACTGTTTTGCGAAGGCGGGGGCAATTCCTGGGGCCTCGACTTCGATGCCCACGGCGAGCTGCTGTACAGCACGAACTTTGGTCCCTATGTGATGCTGCACGGCGTGCAAGGCGCGTATTACTGGAAGAACTTCGGCAAGCACGGGGCGCTGCACAATCCTTACACATTTGGCTACTTCGACCATGTGCCGCATACCAACTTTACCGGGGGGCATGTGACCGATGGCGGCATTGTCTACCAGGGGGACCTTTTTCCGCCACAATTTCGCGGCCGCTACATTGCGGCCGACTTATTGGGACATGCCGTGTATTGGCATACGCTCGCGCCGCGCGGATCGACTTTCAGTTCTGCGCACGGCGGAACGTTGCTGGCAGCAAATGACACCTGGTTCGCTCCCAGCGATGTAACAGTTGGGCCCGACGGCGCGGTGTATGTCGCCGATTGGCACGATGCCCGCACCGCGCACCCGGACCCTGATGCCGAGTGGGATCGCTCGAACGGTCGGATCTATCGCATTCAACCGCGGAGTGCGGTCCGGCCCCCGACGCGCGACCTACGCGACGCGAGCGACAGCGAACTGATCCACGAGCTGGCCTCGACCAACGAATGGTACGCCCGTCACGCGCGGCGGCATTTGGCCGAACGCGCTGCCAAGCGGCCGAATCCTCAGACCGTGGCCCGGCTCGCCGGTTTTGTCCTGCGCGATGCCAAGGCCGGTACCGTGAATTCTCGAACGAGCAAGCCACGTGCGACCGACGTGCCCTCACTACAGGCATTGTGGGCACTACACTGCGTCGGCGGACTCGACGAACCGGTATCGCTGCAGCTGCTGGATCATCATAGCGCTGACGTGCGCGCTTGGACTGTGCGACTAATGGGTGACGAACCGCAAGTCGCGGACACGATTGCGCAGAAATTCGCCCTGCTGGCGGCCCACGATCCGAGCGTCCTCGTGCGGAGGCAACTCGCCTGCACCGCCAAACGGCTGCCACCCGCGGCAAGCTTGCCGATCATCGCGGCCCTCGCACGGCATGCCGAGGATGCGGACGACCCGTACGTTCCCCTTTTGATCTGGTGGGCGCTGGAACAAAATGCCCTGCCGGCTCGCGCGGCCGTAGTCGGGCAATGGACCATGCCGTGGGTGTGGCAGACGCCACTGGCACGCGATTTCTTGCTGCCGCGATTGGTGCGGCGTTATGCGGCCGAGACCGACGCGGCTGGTGGCGAGTCGTGCCTGATGATTCTCACAGCCGCACCGAGCGCCAAGGCGCGCCAGCCGCTGCTGGCGGCGCTCGACGAAGGATGGCGTGGTCGTGCGCGGGAAGCCGAAACGCCGCAAGCCCTCGTCGCTCTGGTCAATGCCGCCTGGCAAAGCGATCGAGACGATGCGGTGCTCGCGCGCTTGGCCGCGAGGCTTGGCAATACAGACGTGGCAGATTATTTGCTCGCCCGCGCGCTCGACAATCGCCTTGACGACAAGGCGCGGCTAGCGGCGATCGACGTTTTGGCCGATGTTTGCCCGCCGGCGTTGCTGGTGCGATTGACGCCACTTATCAGCAAGGGAGCAGGCGAACCGTTGCAATCCGCGGCGCTGCGGGCGCTTGCGCGGGGTAACGATACGAACCTGGCCGCGACGATACTCGCCGCCTACGGCGGCATGCCCGCGGCCTTGCGCAGCCAAGCGCGGGACGTGCTGCTGGCGAAACGTCCCTGGGCCGGACTTTTGCTCGAGCGTGTGGCCCGCGGCGAACTTGATCCGCAGGAGATTCCGGTCGAGCAGCTGCGCGTAGTGGCCTCGCATGGCGATGCCGATCTGGACGCGTTGGTGCGAAAATATTGGGGGGCGATCCAGCCAGCCACTACCGAGGAGCGGTTGGCCGTGGCGCGCCGCTTGAACAATGACCTGCGCGCGGCCGATGGCCACGCACAGCCGGGGCGCGAACTGTTCGGCAAGCACTGCGGCACGTGCCACACGCTGTTTGGCGAAGGGGAAAAGATCGGCCCCGACCTGACGCATGCCAACCGCCGCGACCGCGCCTTCCTACTCAATAGCATCGTCGACCCCAACGCCGTGGTGCGCAAAGAGTATACGAACTACACCGTGCAGACGGGCGACGGCCGCGTGCTGTCGGGCTTGATCGTGGATCAAGATGCGGGCAACCTGACCCTGTTGACGGCCAAGAACGAACGGCTGCGTCTGCCGCGCAGTCAAATCGAGTCACTGGCCGAATCGCCCAACTCGTTGATGCCCGACAACATTGCGGAACAATTGACTCCGCAGAATCTACGCGATCTGTTTGCCTGGCTCGAGCAAATCGCGCCGCCGGCAGGGAGCGCGAAGTGA
- a CDS encoding Gfo/Idh/MocA family oxidoreductase: MNQLDRRHFLHTGSAAMATLAASALSPNVLRAARSANERITLGIMGLNGRGKALAGVLAAQPDVSIAYLCDVDERVIGPALESISSGQNRAPQAIGDFRRMLDDQSVDGVVIATPDHWHALATIHACMAGKHVLVEKPCSHNVVEGQRMVAAARKYNRLVQVDTQRRSSKSMQALVEFLKSGGVGKLHFARSWITSRREDIGRAADAPIPAGVNYDMWLGAAPSRPFNPNHFHYRWHWFWEYGTGELGNNGVHGLDLARWGLGVGLPTSIVSSGAKQFFDDDQVTPDTQVVCYEYPGLTLVWEHRTWSPFGMNDSTFGVEFHGASGVVTTDGRNWWIHRPKEPKKAGYEGDVSYEPQHQRNWLDAIRGTAQLTADIDVGHVSTSLCHLGNISQRVGRKLAWDSDAWRFPAADPDANSLLGREYRAPWTLPQV, from the coding sequence ATGAATCAACTCGATCGCCGTCATTTCTTGCATACCGGTTCGGCTGCGATGGCTACGCTTGCCGCTTCGGCACTTTCCCCAAACGTCCTGCGGGCTGCCCGCAGCGCGAACGAACGCATCACGCTAGGGATAATGGGGCTCAACGGCCGCGGCAAAGCTTTGGCCGGCGTGCTTGCGGCGCAACCGGATGTGTCGATCGCGTATCTTTGCGACGTGGACGAGCGGGTGATCGGCCCCGCCCTGGAATCGATCTCGTCAGGTCAGAATCGAGCGCCGCAGGCGATTGGCGATTTCCGACGTATGTTAGACGACCAGAGCGTCGACGGAGTCGTGATCGCCACGCCCGACCATTGGCACGCCTTGGCCACGATTCATGCCTGCATGGCCGGCAAGCACGTGCTGGTCGAAAAACCCTGTTCGCACAACGTGGTCGAGGGGCAACGGATGGTGGCTGCGGCGCGAAAGTACAACCGTTTGGTGCAGGTCGACACCCAGCGTCGCTCGAGCAAGTCGATGCAAGCCCTGGTCGAGTTCCTCAAGTCCGGCGGCGTTGGCAAATTGCACTTCGCCCGCAGCTGGATCACATCACGCCGCGAGGATATCGGCCGCGCCGCTGACGCGCCCATTCCCGCCGGGGTGAACTACGACATGTGGTTGGGCGCCGCTCCTAGCCGGCCGTTCAACCCGAATCACTTTCACTACCGCTGGCACTGGTTCTGGGAATACGGCACCGGCGAGTTGGGCAACAATGGCGTACACGGTCTCGATTTGGCCCGTTGGGGTCTGGGGGTCGGATTGCCGACCAGTATCGTCTCGAGCGGCGCCAAACAATTCTTCGACGACGATCAGGTAACACCCGACACGCAAGTGGTGTGCTACGAGTATCCCGGGCTGACGCTGGTGTGGGAGCATCGCACATGGTCGCCGTTCGGGATGAATGACTCCACGTTCGGCGTGGAATTCCACGGCGCCAGTGGCGTCGTCACCACCGACGGACGCAACTGGTGGATCCATCGGCCGAAAGAGCCAAAGAAGGCGGGCTATGAAGGAGATGTTTCGTACGAACCGCAACATCAGCGCAACTGGCTGGACGCGATCCGCGGCACGGCGCAACTGACAGCCGACATCGACGTGGGACATGTCAGCACATCACTCTGTCACCTCGGCAATATCTCGCAACGCGTGGGACGCAAACTCGCCTGGGATTCTGATGCGTGGCGTTTCCCAGCGGCCGACCCCGATGCCAATTCCTTGCTCGGACGCGAATACCGGGCACCGTGGACGCTGCCGCAAGTCTGA
- the proC gene encoding pyrroline-5-carboxylate reductase: MANPTFGFIGAGRMATALAKGLLAANLASADRVLASDPLPESAEQFARETGGRLAATNREVLAGADVVFLAVKPQNMGEVLGELRGHATRDHLVISIAAGIPLSTLAAGLGEGPRLVRVMPNTPCLVGTGASGYCLGPGALPSDAVLVAELLGAVGTAHQVSETLLDAVTGLSGSGPALVYVIIEALSDGGVKVGLPRDVATALAAQTVRGAAEMVLKTGQHPAQLKDAVASPGGTTIAGLAALEAGGVRSALIAAVEAATRRSAELGALSKSKSS, from the coding sequence ATGGCAAATCCCACCTTCGGATTCATTGGCGCAGGCCGCATGGCCACGGCGCTAGCCAAGGGTTTGCTGGCTGCCAACCTGGCCTCGGCCGATCGAGTGTTGGCCAGCGACCCCCTGCCCGAATCCGCCGAACAGTTCGCCCGCGAGACCGGCGGCCGGTTAGCCGCCACGAATCGCGAGGTGTTGGCCGGCGCCGATGTCGTGTTCTTGGCCGTAAAGCCGCAGAACATGGGGGAAGTTCTAGGCGAACTGCGCGGGCATGCCACCCGCGACCATCTGGTGATTTCGATCGCTGCCGGCATCCCGCTATCGACCCTGGCGGCCGGTCTGGGCGAAGGCCCGAGGTTAGTGCGCGTCATGCCCAATACCCCATGCCTGGTCGGTACAGGTGCCAGTGGCTACTGCCTTGGACCGGGCGCTCTGCCCAGCGACGCAGTATTGGTGGCTGAGCTACTGGGCGCGGTCGGAACCGCCCACCAGGTGAGCGAGACGCTGCTCGATGCCGTGACAGGTTTGTCAGGCTCAGGCCCGGCGCTCGTTTATGTCATCATCGAGGCGCTGAGTGACGGCGGCGTTAAGGTGGGCCTGCCGCGCGACGTGGCCACGGCCCTGGCCGCCCAAACGGTGCGAGGTGCGGCCGAAATGGTGCTCAAAACCGGGCAACACCCGGCCCAGTTGAAAGACGCGGTCGCTAGCCCTGGCGGCACGACGATCGCCGGACTAGCCGCTCTCGAAGCGGGTGGCGTGCGGTCCGCGCTGATCGCTGCCGTGGAAGCAGCAACGCGACGATCCGCCGAGCTAGGTGCCCTGTCGAAATCCAAGAGTTCGTGA
- the hemQ gene encoding hydrogen peroxide-dependent heme synthase: MSHAPAAEAPEISLSPVEGWHCSHLYYRFDRGVLAGMHADDLRAGRQELVALLDPSAAAAPQRLQTSIVAGHKADFGLMLLDPSPLVLDSVHQRVLASRLGPAIEPTYSFVSLTEVSEYVPTVEQYGQRLVEEGEVADSPTYKAKLKAYESREVMMRRQRLTPDMPPWPNTCFYPMNKKRKVGENWFLLDFAERSRLMAEHGRSGMKFGGRVTQLITASVGLDDWEWGVTLWARNPAFLKEIVYTMRFDEASARYAEFGPFYTSYVTTPGEMLDHCHIAAGK; the protein is encoded by the coding sequence ATGAGTCACGCCCCCGCGGCTGAAGCACCTGAAATCTCGCTCTCGCCCGTCGAAGGCTGGCACTGTAGCCATCTTTATTATCGTTTCGATCGCGGCGTGCTCGCCGGAATGCACGCCGACGATCTCCGCGCGGGACGCCAAGAACTGGTCGCGCTGCTGGATCCGTCCGCCGCTGCTGCTCCGCAACGATTGCAAACGTCGATCGTTGCCGGTCATAAGGCCGATTTCGGACTGATGTTGCTCGATCCGTCGCCATTGGTGCTCGACAGCGTGCATCAGCGCGTGCTAGCCAGCCGGCTTGGCCCAGCGATCGAGCCAACGTATTCGTTTGTCTCGCTTACCGAGGTATCGGAGTATGTTCCCACCGTCGAGCAGTACGGCCAGCGTCTGGTCGAAGAGGGGGAAGTGGCCGATAGCCCCACCTACAAGGCCAAGCTCAAGGCGTACGAAAGTCGCGAAGTCATGATGCGCCGGCAACGGCTTACTCCCGATATGCCTCCCTGGCCGAACACCTGCTTTTACCCGATGAACAAAAAGCGCAAAGTGGGAGAAAACTGGTTCCTGCTCGACTTTGCCGAGCGCAGCCGTTTGATGGCCGAGCACGGTCGTAGCGGCATGAAATTCGGCGGACGGGTGACACAGCTGATTACGGCCTCGGTAGGGCTAGACGATTGGGAATGGGGCGTCACGCTGTGGGCCCGCAATCCGGCGTTCCTCAAAGAGATCGTCTATACGATGCGCTTCGACGAGGCGAGTGCCCGCTACGCGGAGTTCGGTCCGTTCTATACGAGCTATGTGACCACGCCGGGCGAGATGCTCGATCACTGCCACATAGCAGCCGGCAAGTAA